In Bos taurus isolate L1 Dominette 01449 registration number 42190680 breed Hereford chromosome 9, ARS-UCD2.0, whole genome shotgun sequence, a single genomic region encodes these proteins:
- the ERMARD gene encoding endoplasmic reticulum membrane-associated RNA degradation protein isoform X3 produces MEILVGEPIATCLSPSVYDMICKLGFEVRESCDISSIVTQNGEVCWKKITDCMVYTESAQGLDHPESVRLLGPVCQAVHLHLSSLPEGQFEMRYAPALQWTGVPELFPEILGALRSPESPSICLSLMKLSSCLERALGDVYLLIGKDCPFLLRDLLASEELAQVFGQPVMDVLKVFVGSPRGLNLRNVLWHGFAAPQEVPPKYCSMMVLLTAGLGQLLTGFLQQTNFTLAHRPFVTLTSLEDLIVFPDVTSEVLSVLEEVMKKSTFILKIMLPYWEVALTKLKSHRFADCAILLLMQLETGLRRVFAEVNECPKRLLTAEEFLWDFLNHQEGPRLRDRLSHGEVSLPEFPKEAASQLLAFCFVLLLRFIDEDLLAVFKEKAAVGSLINLAGTYVSRCHPASQLKKQVLSCEGSVGAWPLLPLPEEAEREPVRSEGDSETDVCSSLITEIVAELCCHVPETHRAAHLPGPLPPEEWPRLLHVLCSIPVQTLFCPRAVLEVLAVLRRVSVHCRRVCGQVAVCVELRRRQWEDRSLRSRQRRNYLRLVRSMKLLSPMLYLILLLIALELINIHMVLGKNASEYQQYLRFLKCILQYTENLAACTRQDRNKWDDAVRLTHTALLKIWTFIEKKQMLMHLAEKSTIKVV; encoded by the exons GTTTATACAGAATCAG CCCAGGGTCTGGACCACCCGGAAAGCGTGCGGCTGCTGGGCCCCGTGTGCCAGGCCGTCCACCTGCATCTGTCGTCTCTGCCCGAGGGGCAGTTTGAAATGCGATACGCACCGGCGCTCCAGTGGACAGGTGTTCCAGAG TTATTTCCTGAAATACTTGGTGCCTTGAGGAGTCCTGAATCTCCCAGTATTTGCCTCAGCCTCATGAAGCTCTCGTCGTGTCTGGAGCGAGCCCTGGGTGAT GTATATTTACTGATTGGGAAGGACTGCCCCTTTCTTTTAAGAGATCTGCTCGCATCTGAGGAACTTGCTCAAGTCTTTGGGCAGCCTGTG ATGGACGTGCTCAAGGTCTTCGTGGGCTCTCCGCGCGGGCTCAACCTCCGCAACGTCCTGTGGCACGGCTTCGCGGCCCCTCAGGAGGTTCCGCCCAA ATACTGCTCAATGATGGTGCTGCTGACAGCAGGACTGGGTCAGCTACTGACCGGCTTCCTTCAACAGACGAACTTCACATTGGCACATCGACCTTTCGTGACTCTTACGAGCCTAGAGGATTTGATCGTTTTTCCTG ATGTTACATCTGAGGTGCTTTCAGTATTAGAAGAAGTGATGAAGAAGTCCACGTTTATACTGAAAATCATGTTGCCATATTGGGAAGTTGCATTAACCAAGTTAAAGTCTCACAG GTTTGCTGACTGTGCCATATTGTTGTTGATGCAGCTGGAGACTGGACTTAGGAGGGTGTTTGCTGAAGTTAACGAATGTCCAAAGAGGCTTCTCACTGCTGAG GAATTTCTCTGGGATTTCCTAAACCATCAGGAGGGTCCCCGTCTAAGAGATCGGTTAAGCCATGGGGAAGTCAGTTTACCTGAATTTCCGAAAGAAGCAGCCAGTCAGCTGCTTGCGTTTTGCTTTGTCCTTTTACTCAGATTTATCGATGAAGATCTGTTAGCAGTGTTTAAG GAAAAAGCAGCGGTGGGGTCACTGATTAACCTTGCAGGAACCTACGTTTCTCGCTGCCACCCAGCTTCTCAGCTTAAAAAACAG GTGCTGAGCTGTGAGGGGAGCGTTGGAGCTTGGCCTCTGCTGCCTTTGCCCGAAGAAGCTGAAAGGGAGCCTGTGCG ATCAGAAGGTGATTCTGAAACAGATGTCTGCAGCTCTTTAATCACAGAAATCGTGGCTGAGCTGTGTTGCCATGTGCCTGAGACACACCGCGCTGCCCACCTCCCAGGGCCCCTTCCTCCTGAGGA GTGGCCCCGCCTGCTCCATGTGCTCTGCAGCATCCCCGTGCAGACCCTCTTCTGCCCCCGAGCTGTCCTGGAGGTGCTGGCTGTGCTCCGGAGGGTCAGCGTCCACTGCCGCCGCGTTTGTGGACAGGTAGCCGTGTGCGTGGAGCTGAGGCGCAGGCAGTGGGAGGACCGAAGCCTGCGCTCACGGCAGAGGCGGAATTACCTGCGTCTGGTGCGCAG TATGAAGCTTCTGTCTCCGATGCTTTACCTGATTTTATTGCTGATTGCACTGGAATTGATCAACATTCACATGGTTCTTGGGAAGAATGCTTCAGAATACCAGCAGTACCTGAG GTTCTTAAAGTGCATCTTGCAGTACACAGAGAACCTTGCAGCTTGCACCAGGCAAGACAGGAACAAGTGGGACGACGCTGTCCGTCTCACACACACGGCCTTGTTGAAGATTTGGACTTTTATTGAGAAGAAACAGATGTTAATGCATTTAGCCGAGAAATCCACCATTAAAGTTGTCTGA
- the ERMARD gene encoding endoplasmic reticulum membrane-associated RNA degradation protein isoform X7, which produces MEILVGEPIATCLSPSVYDMICKLGFEVRESCDISSIVTQNGEVCWKKITDCMVYTESAQGLDHPESVRLLGPVCQAVHLHLSSLPEGQFEMRYAPALQWTGVPELFPEILGALRSPESPSICLSLMKLSSCLERALGDVYLLIGKDCPFLLRDLLASEELAQVFGQPVMDVLKVFVGSPRGLNLRNVLWHGFAAPQEVPPKYCSMMVLLTAGLGQLLTGFLQQTNFTLAHRPFVTLTSLEDLIVFPDVTSEVLSVLEEVMKKSTFILKIMLPYWEVALTKLKSHRFADCAILLLMQLETGLRRVFAEVNECPKRLLTAEEKAAVGSLINLAGTYVSRCHPASQLKKQVLSCEGSVGAWPLLPLPEEAEREPVRSEGDSETDVCSSLITEIVAELCCHVPETHRAAHLPGPLPPEEWPRLLHVLCSIPVQTLFCPRAVLEVLAVLRRVSVHCRRVCGQVAVCVELRRRQWEDRSLRSRQRRNYLRLVRSMKLLSPMLYLILLLIALELINIHMVLGKNASEYQQYLRFLKCILQYTENLAACTRQDRNKWDDAVRLTHTALLKIWTFIEKKQMLMHLAEKSTIKVV; this is translated from the exons GTTTATACAGAATCAG CCCAGGGTCTGGACCACCCGGAAAGCGTGCGGCTGCTGGGCCCCGTGTGCCAGGCCGTCCACCTGCATCTGTCGTCTCTGCCCGAGGGGCAGTTTGAAATGCGATACGCACCGGCGCTCCAGTGGACAGGTGTTCCAGAG TTATTTCCTGAAATACTTGGTGCCTTGAGGAGTCCTGAATCTCCCAGTATTTGCCTCAGCCTCATGAAGCTCTCGTCGTGTCTGGAGCGAGCCCTGGGTGAT GTATATTTACTGATTGGGAAGGACTGCCCCTTTCTTTTAAGAGATCTGCTCGCATCTGAGGAACTTGCTCAAGTCTTTGGGCAGCCTGTG ATGGACGTGCTCAAGGTCTTCGTGGGCTCTCCGCGCGGGCTCAACCTCCGCAACGTCCTGTGGCACGGCTTCGCGGCCCCTCAGGAGGTTCCGCCCAA ATACTGCTCAATGATGGTGCTGCTGACAGCAGGACTGGGTCAGCTACTGACCGGCTTCCTTCAACAGACGAACTTCACATTGGCACATCGACCTTTCGTGACTCTTACGAGCCTAGAGGATTTGATCGTTTTTCCTG ATGTTACATCTGAGGTGCTTTCAGTATTAGAAGAAGTGATGAAGAAGTCCACGTTTATACTGAAAATCATGTTGCCATATTGGGAAGTTGCATTAACCAAGTTAAAGTCTCACAG GTTTGCTGACTGTGCCATATTGTTGTTGATGCAGCTGGAGACTGGACTTAGGAGGGTGTTTGCTGAAGTTAACGAATGTCCAAAGAGGCTTCTCACTGCTGAG GAAAAAGCAGCGGTGGGGTCACTGATTAACCTTGCAGGAACCTACGTTTCTCGCTGCCACCCAGCTTCTCAGCTTAAAAAACAG GTGCTGAGCTGTGAGGGGAGCGTTGGAGCTTGGCCTCTGCTGCCTTTGCCCGAAGAAGCTGAAAGGGAGCCTGTGCG ATCAGAAGGTGATTCTGAAACAGATGTCTGCAGCTCTTTAATCACAGAAATCGTGGCTGAGCTGTGTTGCCATGTGCCTGAGACACACCGCGCTGCCCACCTCCCAGGGCCCCTTCCTCCTGAGGA GTGGCCCCGCCTGCTCCATGTGCTCTGCAGCATCCCCGTGCAGACCCTCTTCTGCCCCCGAGCTGTCCTGGAGGTGCTGGCTGTGCTCCGGAGGGTCAGCGTCCACTGCCGCCGCGTTTGTGGACAGGTAGCCGTGTGCGTGGAGCTGAGGCGCAGGCAGTGGGAGGACCGAAGCCTGCGCTCACGGCAGAGGCGGAATTACCTGCGTCTGGTGCGCAG TATGAAGCTTCTGTCTCCGATGCTTTACCTGATTTTATTGCTGATTGCACTGGAATTGATCAACATTCACATGGTTCTTGGGAAGAATGCTTCAGAATACCAGCAGTACCTGAG GTTCTTAAAGTGCATCTTGCAGTACACAGAGAACCTTGCAGCTTGCACCAGGCAAGACAGGAACAAGTGGGACGACGCTGTCCGTCTCACACACACGGCCTTGTTGAAGATTTGGACTTTTATTGAGAAGAAACAGATGTTAATGCATTTAGCCGAGAAATCCACCATTAAAGTTGTCTGA
- the ERMARD gene encoding endoplasmic reticulum membrane-associated RNA degradation protein isoform X5, translating into MEILVGEPIATCLSPSVYDMICKLGFEVRESCDISSIVTQNGEVCWKKITDCMVYTESAQGLDHPESVRLLGPVCQAVHLHLSSLPEGQFEMRYAPALQWTGVPELFPEILGALRSPESPSICLSLMKLSSCLERALGDVYLLIGKDCPFLLRDLLASEELAQVFGQPVMDVLKVFVGSPRGLNLRNVLWHGFAAPQEVPPKYCSMMVLLTAGLGQLLTGFLQQTNFTLAHRPFVTLTSLEDLIVFPDVTSEVLSVLEEVMKKSTFILKIMLPYWEVALTKLKSHRFADCAILLLMQLETGLRRVFAEVNECPKRLLTAESTALYTTFDEILAKHLNDGKINQLPLFLGEPAMEKAAVGSLINLAGTYVSRCHPASQLKKQVLSCEGSVGAWPLLPLPEEAEREPVRSEGDSETDVCSSLITEIVAELCCHVPETHRAAHLPGPLPPEEWPRLLHVLCSIPVQTLFCPRAVLEVLAVLRRVSVHCRRVCGQVAVCVELRRRQWEDRSLRSRQRRNYLRLVRSMKLLSPMLYLILLLIALELINIHMVLGKNASEYQQYLRFLKCILQYTENLAACTRQDRNKWDDAVRLTHTALLKIWTFIEKKQMLMHLAEKSTIKVV; encoded by the exons GTTTATACAGAATCAG CCCAGGGTCTGGACCACCCGGAAAGCGTGCGGCTGCTGGGCCCCGTGTGCCAGGCCGTCCACCTGCATCTGTCGTCTCTGCCCGAGGGGCAGTTTGAAATGCGATACGCACCGGCGCTCCAGTGGACAGGTGTTCCAGAG TTATTTCCTGAAATACTTGGTGCCTTGAGGAGTCCTGAATCTCCCAGTATTTGCCTCAGCCTCATGAAGCTCTCGTCGTGTCTGGAGCGAGCCCTGGGTGAT GTATATTTACTGATTGGGAAGGACTGCCCCTTTCTTTTAAGAGATCTGCTCGCATCTGAGGAACTTGCTCAAGTCTTTGGGCAGCCTGTG ATGGACGTGCTCAAGGTCTTCGTGGGCTCTCCGCGCGGGCTCAACCTCCGCAACGTCCTGTGGCACGGCTTCGCGGCCCCTCAGGAGGTTCCGCCCAA ATACTGCTCAATGATGGTGCTGCTGACAGCAGGACTGGGTCAGCTACTGACCGGCTTCCTTCAACAGACGAACTTCACATTGGCACATCGACCTTTCGTGACTCTTACGAGCCTAGAGGATTTGATCGTTTTTCCTG ATGTTACATCTGAGGTGCTTTCAGTATTAGAAGAAGTGATGAAGAAGTCCACGTTTATACTGAAAATCATGTTGCCATATTGGGAAGTTGCATTAACCAAGTTAAAGTCTCACAG GTTTGCTGACTGTGCCATATTGTTGTTGATGCAGCTGGAGACTGGACTTAGGAGGGTGTTTGCTGAAGTTAACGAATGTCCAAAGAGGCTTCTCACTGCTGAG tCAACAGCTCTTTATACTACCTTCGATGAA ATATTGGCAAAACACTTGAATGATGGTAAAATCAACCAACTTCCTCTTTTCCTGGGAGAGCCTGCAATG GAAAAAGCAGCGGTGGGGTCACTGATTAACCTTGCAGGAACCTACGTTTCTCGCTGCCACCCAGCTTCTCAGCTTAAAAAACAG GTGCTGAGCTGTGAGGGGAGCGTTGGAGCTTGGCCTCTGCTGCCTTTGCCCGAAGAAGCTGAAAGGGAGCCTGTGCG ATCAGAAGGTGATTCTGAAACAGATGTCTGCAGCTCTTTAATCACAGAAATCGTGGCTGAGCTGTGTTGCCATGTGCCTGAGACACACCGCGCTGCCCACCTCCCAGGGCCCCTTCCTCCTGAGGA GTGGCCCCGCCTGCTCCATGTGCTCTGCAGCATCCCCGTGCAGACCCTCTTCTGCCCCCGAGCTGTCCTGGAGGTGCTGGCTGTGCTCCGGAGGGTCAGCGTCCACTGCCGCCGCGTTTGTGGACAGGTAGCCGTGTGCGTGGAGCTGAGGCGCAGGCAGTGGGAGGACCGAAGCCTGCGCTCACGGCAGAGGCGGAATTACCTGCGTCTGGTGCGCAG TATGAAGCTTCTGTCTCCGATGCTTTACCTGATTTTATTGCTGATTGCACTGGAATTGATCAACATTCACATGGTTCTTGGGAAGAATGCTTCAGAATACCAGCAGTACCTGAG GTTCTTAAAGTGCATCTTGCAGTACACAGAGAACCTTGCAGCTTGCACCAGGCAAGACAGGAACAAGTGGGACGACGCTGTCCGTCTCACACACACGGCCTTGTTGAAGATTTGGACTTTTATTGAGAAGAAACAGATGTTAATGCATTTAGCCGAGAAATCCACCATTAAAGTTGTCTGA
- the ERMARD gene encoding endoplasmic reticulum membrane-associated RNA degradation protein isoform X6, whose amino-acid sequence MHGILVGEPIATCLSPSVYDMICKLGFEVRESCDISSIVTQNGEVCWKKITDCMVYTESAQGLDHPESVRLLGPVCQAVHLHLSSLPEGQFEMRYAPALQWTGVPELFPEILGALRSPESPSICLSLMKLSSCLERALGDVYLLIGKDCPFLLRDLLASEELAQVFGQPVMDVLKVFVGSPRGLNLRNVLWHGFAAPQEVPPKYCSMMVLLTAGLGQLLTGFLQQTNFTLAHRPFVTLTSLEDLIVFPDVTSEVLSVLEEVMKKSTFILKIMLPYWEVALTKLKSHRFADCAILLLMQLETGLRRVFAEVNECPKRLLTAESTALYTTFDEILAKHLNDGKINQLPLFLGEPAMEKAAVGSLINLAGTYVSRCHPASQLKKQVLSCEGSVGAWPLLPLPEEAEREPVRSEGDSETDVCSSLITEIVAELCCHVPETHRAAHLPGPLPPEEWPRLLHVLCSIPVQTLFCPRAVLEVLAVLRRVSVHCRRVCGQVAVCVELRRRQWEDRSLRSRQRRNYLRLVRSMKLLSPMLYLILLLIALELINIHMVLGKNASEYQQYLRFLKCILQYTENLAACTRQDRNKWDDAVRLTHTALLKIWTFIEKKQMLMHLAEKSTIKVV is encoded by the exons GTTTATACAGAATCAG CCCAGGGTCTGGACCACCCGGAAAGCGTGCGGCTGCTGGGCCCCGTGTGCCAGGCCGTCCACCTGCATCTGTCGTCTCTGCCCGAGGGGCAGTTTGAAATGCGATACGCACCGGCGCTCCAGTGGACAGGTGTTCCAGAG TTATTTCCTGAAATACTTGGTGCCTTGAGGAGTCCTGAATCTCCCAGTATTTGCCTCAGCCTCATGAAGCTCTCGTCGTGTCTGGAGCGAGCCCTGGGTGAT GTATATTTACTGATTGGGAAGGACTGCCCCTTTCTTTTAAGAGATCTGCTCGCATCTGAGGAACTTGCTCAAGTCTTTGGGCAGCCTGTG ATGGACGTGCTCAAGGTCTTCGTGGGCTCTCCGCGCGGGCTCAACCTCCGCAACGTCCTGTGGCACGGCTTCGCGGCCCCTCAGGAGGTTCCGCCCAA ATACTGCTCAATGATGGTGCTGCTGACAGCAGGACTGGGTCAGCTACTGACCGGCTTCCTTCAACAGACGAACTTCACATTGGCACATCGACCTTTCGTGACTCTTACGAGCCTAGAGGATTTGATCGTTTTTCCTG ATGTTACATCTGAGGTGCTTTCAGTATTAGAAGAAGTGATGAAGAAGTCCACGTTTATACTGAAAATCATGTTGCCATATTGGGAAGTTGCATTAACCAAGTTAAAGTCTCACAG GTTTGCTGACTGTGCCATATTGTTGTTGATGCAGCTGGAGACTGGACTTAGGAGGGTGTTTGCTGAAGTTAACGAATGTCCAAAGAGGCTTCTCACTGCTGAG tCAACAGCTCTTTATACTACCTTCGATGAA ATATTGGCAAAACACTTGAATGATGGTAAAATCAACCAACTTCCTCTTTTCCTGGGAGAGCCTGCAATG GAAAAAGCAGCGGTGGGGTCACTGATTAACCTTGCAGGAACCTACGTTTCTCGCTGCCACCCAGCTTCTCAGCTTAAAAAACAG GTGCTGAGCTGTGAGGGGAGCGTTGGAGCTTGGCCTCTGCTGCCTTTGCCCGAAGAAGCTGAAAGGGAGCCTGTGCG ATCAGAAGGTGATTCTGAAACAGATGTCTGCAGCTCTTTAATCACAGAAATCGTGGCTGAGCTGTGTTGCCATGTGCCTGAGACACACCGCGCTGCCCACCTCCCAGGGCCCCTTCCTCCTGAGGA GTGGCCCCGCCTGCTCCATGTGCTCTGCAGCATCCCCGTGCAGACCCTCTTCTGCCCCCGAGCTGTCCTGGAGGTGCTGGCTGTGCTCCGGAGGGTCAGCGTCCACTGCCGCCGCGTTTGTGGACAGGTAGCCGTGTGCGTGGAGCTGAGGCGCAGGCAGTGGGAGGACCGAAGCCTGCGCTCACGGCAGAGGCGGAATTACCTGCGTCTGGTGCGCAG TATGAAGCTTCTGTCTCCGATGCTTTACCTGATTTTATTGCTGATTGCACTGGAATTGATCAACATTCACATGGTTCTTGGGAAGAATGCTTCAGAATACCAGCAGTACCTGAG GTTCTTAAAGTGCATCTTGCAGTACACAGAGAACCTTGCAGCTTGCACCAGGCAAGACAGGAACAAGTGGGACGACGCTGTCCGTCTCACACACACGGCCTTGTTGAAGATTTGGACTTTTATTGAGAAGAAACAGATGTTAATGCATTTAGCCGAGAAATCCACCATTAAAGTTGTCTGA
- the ERMARD gene encoding endoplasmic reticulum membrane-associated RNA degradation protein isoform X2 produces MHGILVGEPIATCLSPSVYDMICKLGFEVRESCDISSIVTQNGEVCWKKITDCMVYTESAQGLDHPESVRLLGPVCQAVHLHLSSLPEGQFEMRYAPALQWTGVPELFPEILGALRSPESPSICLSLMKLSSCLERALGDVYLLIGKDCPFLLRDLLASEELAQVFGQPVMDVLKVFVGSPRGLNLRNVLWHGFAAPQEVPPKYCSMMVLLTAGLGQLLTGFLQQTNFTLAHRPFVTLTSLEDLIVFPDVTSEVLSVLEEVMKKSTFILKIMLPYWEVALTKLKSHRFADCAILLLMQLETGLRRVFAEVNECPKRLLTAESTALYTTFDEILAKHLNDGKINQLPLFLGEPAMEFLWDFLNHQEGPRLRDRLSHGEVSLPEFPKEAASQLLAFCFVLLLRFIDEDLLAVFKEKAAVGSLINLAGTYVSRCHPASQLKKQVLSCEGSVGAWPLLPLPEEAEREPVRSEGDSETDVCSSLITEIVAELCCHVPETHRAAHLPGPLPPEEWPRLLHVLCSIPVQTLFCPRAVLEVLAVLRRVSVHCRRVCGQVAVCVELRRRQWEDRSLRSRQRRNYLRLVRSMKLLSPMLYLILLLIALELINIHMVLGKNASEYQQYLRFLKCILQYTENLAACTRQDRNKWDDAVRLTHTALLKIWTFIEKKQMLMHLAEKSTIKVV; encoded by the exons GTTTATACAGAATCAG CCCAGGGTCTGGACCACCCGGAAAGCGTGCGGCTGCTGGGCCCCGTGTGCCAGGCCGTCCACCTGCATCTGTCGTCTCTGCCCGAGGGGCAGTTTGAAATGCGATACGCACCGGCGCTCCAGTGGACAGGTGTTCCAGAG TTATTTCCTGAAATACTTGGTGCCTTGAGGAGTCCTGAATCTCCCAGTATTTGCCTCAGCCTCATGAAGCTCTCGTCGTGTCTGGAGCGAGCCCTGGGTGAT GTATATTTACTGATTGGGAAGGACTGCCCCTTTCTTTTAAGAGATCTGCTCGCATCTGAGGAACTTGCTCAAGTCTTTGGGCAGCCTGTG ATGGACGTGCTCAAGGTCTTCGTGGGCTCTCCGCGCGGGCTCAACCTCCGCAACGTCCTGTGGCACGGCTTCGCGGCCCCTCAGGAGGTTCCGCCCAA ATACTGCTCAATGATGGTGCTGCTGACAGCAGGACTGGGTCAGCTACTGACCGGCTTCCTTCAACAGACGAACTTCACATTGGCACATCGACCTTTCGTGACTCTTACGAGCCTAGAGGATTTGATCGTTTTTCCTG ATGTTACATCTGAGGTGCTTTCAGTATTAGAAGAAGTGATGAAGAAGTCCACGTTTATACTGAAAATCATGTTGCCATATTGGGAAGTTGCATTAACCAAGTTAAAGTCTCACAG GTTTGCTGACTGTGCCATATTGTTGTTGATGCAGCTGGAGACTGGACTTAGGAGGGTGTTTGCTGAAGTTAACGAATGTCCAAAGAGGCTTCTCACTGCTGAG tCAACAGCTCTTTATACTACCTTCGATGAA ATATTGGCAAAACACTTGAATGATGGTAAAATCAACCAACTTCCTCTTTTCCTGGGAGAGCCTGCAATG GAATTTCTCTGGGATTTCCTAAACCATCAGGAGGGTCCCCGTCTAAGAGATCGGTTAAGCCATGGGGAAGTCAGTTTACCTGAATTTCCGAAAGAAGCAGCCAGTCAGCTGCTTGCGTTTTGCTTTGTCCTTTTACTCAGATTTATCGATGAAGATCTGTTAGCAGTGTTTAAG GAAAAAGCAGCGGTGGGGTCACTGATTAACCTTGCAGGAACCTACGTTTCTCGCTGCCACCCAGCTTCTCAGCTTAAAAAACAG GTGCTGAGCTGTGAGGGGAGCGTTGGAGCTTGGCCTCTGCTGCCTTTGCCCGAAGAAGCTGAAAGGGAGCCTGTGCG ATCAGAAGGTGATTCTGAAACAGATGTCTGCAGCTCTTTAATCACAGAAATCGTGGCTGAGCTGTGTTGCCATGTGCCTGAGACACACCGCGCTGCCCACCTCCCAGGGCCCCTTCCTCCTGAGGA GTGGCCCCGCCTGCTCCATGTGCTCTGCAGCATCCCCGTGCAGACCCTCTTCTGCCCCCGAGCTGTCCTGGAGGTGCTGGCTGTGCTCCGGAGGGTCAGCGTCCACTGCCGCCGCGTTTGTGGACAGGTAGCCGTGTGCGTGGAGCTGAGGCGCAGGCAGTGGGAGGACCGAAGCCTGCGCTCACGGCAGAGGCGGAATTACCTGCGTCTGGTGCGCAG TATGAAGCTTCTGTCTCCGATGCTTTACCTGATTTTATTGCTGATTGCACTGGAATTGATCAACATTCACATGGTTCTTGGGAAGAATGCTTCAGAATACCAGCAGTACCTGAG GTTCTTAAAGTGCATCTTGCAGTACACAGAGAACCTTGCAGCTTGCACCAGGCAAGACAGGAACAAGTGGGACGACGCTGTCCGTCTCACACACACGGCCTTGTTGAAGATTTGGACTTTTATTGAGAAGAAACAGATGTTAATGCATTTAGCCGAGAAATCCACCATTAAAGTTGTCTGA